One region of Sphingomonas adhaesiva genomic DNA includes:
- a CDS encoding tryptophan halogenase family protein, translating to MTTDRRISRLVILGGGTAGWMTAAALSRSLGRTVAITLLESDEIGTVGVGEATIPTIHWFNELIGLDEGEFLRETKATFKLGIEFVDWTHPGHRYFHPFGQYGAPLPGVAFHHRWLKAQAEGSDVPLSALSLAAQLAAQGRFAKPVGDARSILSTLGYAYHFDAGLYARYLRRIAEANGVVRVEGRLRDVERDGASGHVVALTTERGERLDGDLFVDCSGFRALLIDGAMGERLEDWSRWLPCDRAVAVPCARVAATTPYTRSTARAAGWQWRIPLQHRTGNGYVYSSAHLSEDEATATLLAHLDGEPLAAPRTLRFTAGTRRQPWRGNVVAIGLSSGFLEPLESTSIHLIQSGITKLLTLFPDRDIDPALADRFNQLFGRDMDGIKDFLILHYHATSGRDDPLWRHCRTMPLPDTLLAREEQYRRSGRLILDGDELFREASWLAVLNGQGITARGHNPLADVLDADTNRAQVTQIAQVIARAAPTLPLHDDALASLIGAPMIGAA from the coding sequence ATGACCACCGATCGACGCATATCCCGCCTCGTCATCCTGGGCGGCGGCACCGCGGGCTGGATGACCGCCGCCGCGCTGTCGCGCAGCCTGGGGCGAACGGTCGCGATCACGCTGCTGGAATCCGACGAGATCGGGACCGTGGGCGTCGGCGAGGCGACGATTCCGACCATCCACTGGTTCAACGAGCTGATCGGGCTGGATGAAGGCGAATTCCTGCGCGAGACGAAGGCGACGTTCAAGCTGGGGATCGAGTTCGTCGACTGGACGCACCCGGGTCATCGCTACTTCCACCCCTTCGGCCAATATGGCGCGCCGCTGCCCGGCGTCGCCTTCCACCATCGCTGGCTGAAGGCGCAGGCGGAGGGCAGCGACGTGCCGCTGTCCGCGCTGTCGCTCGCCGCGCAGCTGGCGGCGCAGGGGCGCTTCGCGAAGCCGGTGGGTGACGCGCGCTCGATCCTGTCGACGCTCGGCTACGCCTATCACTTCGACGCCGGGCTGTATGCGCGCTACCTGCGCCGCATCGCTGAGGCGAACGGCGTGGTCCGGGTCGAGGGGCGGCTGCGCGACGTCGAGCGGGACGGGGCGAGCGGCCACGTCGTCGCGCTGACGACGGAGCGCGGCGAGCGGCTGGACGGCGACCTGTTCGTCGACTGCTCGGGCTTCCGCGCGCTGCTGATCGACGGCGCGATGGGCGAGCGGCTGGAGGACTGGTCGCGCTGGCTGCCGTGCGACCGCGCCGTCGCGGTGCCGTGCGCGCGCGTCGCGGCGACGACGCCCTATACCCGCTCGACCGCGCGCGCCGCGGGCTGGCAGTGGCGCATCCCGCTCCAGCACCGCACCGGCAACGGCTATGTCTATTCCAGCGCGCATCTGAGCGAGGACGAGGCGACCGCGACGCTGCTCGCCCATCTGGACGGCGAGCCGCTCGCGGCGCCGCGCACCTTGCGCTTCACCGCCGGCACCCGGCGGCAGCCGTGGCGCGGCAACGTGGTCGCGATCGGGCTGTCGTCCGGGTTCCTCGAACCGCTGGAATCGACCAGCATCCACCTGATCCAGAGCGGCATCACGAAGCTGCTGACGCTCTTCCCCGACCGCGACATCGACCCCGCGCTGGCGGATCGGTTCAACCAGCTGTTCGGGCGCGACATGGACGGGATCAAGGATTTCCTGATCCTCCATTACCACGCCACCAGCGGACGCGACGATCCGCTGTGGCGGCATTGCCGCACGATGCCGCTGCCCGACACGCTGCTGGCGCGCGAGGAACAATATCGCCGCTCCGGCCGGCTGATCCTCGACGGCGACGAGCTGTTCCGCGAGGCGAGCTGGCTTGCGGTCCTCAACGGTCAGGGCATCACCGCGCGCGGCCACAACCCGCTCGCCGATGTGCTGGATGCCGATACCAACCGCGCGCAGGTGACGCAGATCGCACAGGTCATCGCGCGCGCCGCGCCGACGCTGCCGTTGCACGACGACGCGCTGGCGTCGCTGATCGGGGCGCCGATGATCGGCGCGGCGTGA
- a CDS encoding DUF6445 family protein: MTPPDIVARRIGAEAQPIAIVDGFHPDPAALRAAALVARFEPGRHHYPGLRAALPPGYFAAVRPALTAVLAGVFDQRGGVSLLDASFSIVTTPPARLSVTQRLPHVDATDPRRIALVHYLGAGDGTAFFRHRATGFETVDRGRAAGYLDMLNAELRRDGAPPAAYVADSTPLFERTALVEARPNRAVIYRSALLHSGAIQPDAVLSPDPADGRLTITAFLSLT; encoded by the coding sequence GTGACGCCGCCCGACATCGTCGCGCGGCGCATCGGTGCGGAGGCGCAGCCGATCGCGATCGTCGACGGCTTCCACCCCGATCCGGCGGCGCTGCGTGCCGCGGCGCTGGTCGCGCGGTTCGAACCCGGGCGGCATCATTACCCGGGGCTACGCGCCGCGCTGCCGCCCGGTTACTTCGCCGCGGTGCGCCCCGCGCTGACCGCAGTGCTGGCCGGCGTGTTCGACCAGCGCGGCGGGGTGTCGCTGCTCGACGCCAGCTTCTCGATCGTCACCACGCCCCCGGCGCGATTGAGCGTGACGCAGCGGCTGCCGCATGTCGACGCCACCGATCCGCGCCGCATCGCGCTGGTCCATTATCTGGGCGCAGGCGACGGCACCGCCTTCTTCCGCCACCGCGCGACCGGGTTCGAAACCGTCGATCGGGGACGCGCCGCCGGCTATCTGGACATGCTCAACGCCGAATTGCGCCGCGACGGTGCGCCCCCCGCCGCCTATGTCGCCGATTCGACGCCGCTGTTCGAGCGCACCGCCCTCGTCGAGGCGCGCCCCAACCGCGCGGTCATCTATCGCAGCGCCCTCCTCCACAGCGGCGCGATCCAGCCCGACGCGGTGTTGAGCCCCGATCCGGCGGACGGGCGGCTGACGATCACGGCCTTCCTGTCGCTGACGTGA